In the Enterococcus saigonensis genome, one interval contains:
- a CDS encoding diacylglycerol/lipid kinase family protein — MHYAIFYNPTAGHGDNEETAKKIAIKLEEAGHTCQPLTAPNPEQAIKKICNSLTDYDALISIGGDGTLNLVATAFLQAKKTIPLGVIRGGTVNNFATRWEIPTDLNQAISLILKQKIKYVGIGSCQDRQKAIVSSLTFGTLADISNQVRQSEKRKFGLLIYPLKGLKQISQKASYHVHIHAGNFDKKMKVWIFLLTTTHLVGGIDYVPSSPHAFHVSILHNMRLRKLFQLLFFVLTGNLRQRKNNTLTYLKPKKITLHPLEQKTIYSRIDGDKGPALPLTIEFLDGFLPIYTAIEQD; from the coding sequence ATGCATTATGCCATTTTTTATAATCCTACGGCTGGACATGGTGACAATGAAGAGACAGCAAAAAAAATTGCTATAAAATTAGAAGAAGCAGGACATACGTGCCAGCCTTTGACTGCCCCCAATCCTGAACAGGCGATTAAAAAGATTTGCAACTCATTGACAGATTACGATGCCTTGATCTCAATTGGCGGTGATGGAACGCTCAATTTAGTAGCCACTGCCTTTTTACAAGCAAAAAAGACAATTCCTCTTGGTGTTATTCGTGGCGGTACAGTTAATAATTTCGCTACGCGTTGGGAAATTCCTACAGATCTTAATCAGGCAATCTCTTTAATTTTAAAACAAAAAATCAAATACGTTGGCATTGGTTCTTGTCAAGACAGACAAAAAGCGATTGTCAGTTCATTAACCTTCGGAACTTTAGCTGATATTTCCAACCAAGTTCGCCAAAGTGAAAAGCGAAAATTCGGCTTGCTCATTTATCCTTTAAAAGGATTAAAGCAAATCAGTCAAAAAGCTTCTTATCACGTTCATATTCATGCTGGAAATTTTGACAAAAAAATGAAAGTCTGGATTTTCTTACTCACAACTACACATTTAGTTGGCGGCATTGATTATGTCCCATCCAGCCCTCACGCGTTTCATGTTAGTATTTTGCATAATATGCGCTTGCGTAAATTATTTCAGTTACTATTTTTTGTCTTGACGGGAAATTTACGTCAAAGAAAAAATAATACTTTGACGTATTTAAAGCCAAAAAAAATTACATTACACCCGTTGGAACAAAAAACAATTTATAGTCGTATCGATGGGGATAAAGGCCCCGCCTTACCTTTAACAATTGAATTTTTAGACGGATTTTTACCAATTTATACAGCAATTGAACAAGATTAA
- a CDS encoding rhodanese-like domain-containing protein — protein MNNTIKNDDFAELWQKETLIDVREVAEYTERHIPTAQNIPLSQLENRFNELDKNVHYYIICQSGRRSALACDLLANQGYQVTNILGGMAEWKGKIADGQLR, from the coding sequence ATGAATAATACGATCAAAAATGATGATTTTGCTGAATTGTGGCAAAAAGAAACACTTATAGATGTTCGAGAAGTCGCTGAATATACTGAAAGACATATTCCTACTGCACAAAATATTCCCTTAAGTCAACTAGAAAATCGTTTTAATGAGTTGGATAAAAATGTACATTATTATATTATCTGCCAATCTGGTCGACGCTCGGCGCTTGCATGTGATCTCTTAGCGAATCAAGGTTATCAGGTCACGAATATTTTAGGTGGTATGGCAGAATGGAAAGGGAAGATAGCAGATGGCCAATTGCGATAA
- the rsxC gene encoding electron transport complex subunit RsxC → MKINHFSGGFFFDSSTNKLKELFKVHQKDIAYFEPQKVVIPFDQHIGAPNELIVKVGDFVTKGEIIAKSSADISGHVHTSITGQVIDICDVPALGGGKQTAAVIQHIPSKNHLESLIDENLSSETKVRAAGIVGLGGATFPTHVKLNPADHIDVQTIILNGAECEPFIASDDFLMQKESRKILRGGEIAREILAAKQILIGIEEDKPKAIAAMKNAAIEIDNCHVVCLPVKYPQGGEGQLLETLLRAESPLEGRSVETGAFTINVATAFAIAESVDERKSLTHRYVTICGDVKTPQVICFPLGTQVKDLINYCGGFVGTPSRIIHGGPMMGKSVTDLSLPLTKASNGIIVFNEAHDGKLPESPCIRCNRCVEVCPVRLEPQNIDLAYRSGDLFTCDQLLATACINCGCCTYVCPAKRNLAATITKASSEIKAQKEAQEDGK, encoded by the coding sequence ATGAAAATAAATCATTTTTCCGGTGGTTTCTTTTTTGACTCTAGCACGAACAAATTAAAAGAATTATTTAAAGTCCACCAAAAAGATATTGCCTACTTTGAACCACAAAAAGTTGTCATTCCTTTTGATCAGCATATTGGTGCACCAAATGAATTAATTGTTAAAGTTGGCGATTTTGTCACAAAAGGGGAAATTATTGCCAAAAGTTCTGCCGATATTAGTGGTCATGTCCATACATCTATCACCGGTCAAGTTATTGACATTTGTGATGTTCCTGCACTTGGTGGAGGAAAACAGACAGCAGCAGTCATTCAACATATTCCATCTAAAAATCATCTAGAAAGCTTAATTGACGAGAATCTTTCATCCGAAACAAAAGTCCGCGCTGCAGGAATTGTCGGCCTTGGCGGGGCCACATTCCCAACCCACGTCAAGTTGAATCCTGCCGACCATATTGATGTCCAAACAATTATTTTAAATGGCGCCGAATGTGAACCCTTTATTGCTTCGGATGATTTTTTGATGCAAAAAGAAAGTCGAAAAATTTTGCGCGGTGGTGAAATTGCCCGAGAAATTTTAGCAGCAAAGCAAATTTTAATTGGAATTGAAGAAGATAAGCCTAAAGCGATTGCAGCGATGAAAAATGCTGCTATTGAAATAGACAATTGTCATGTCGTCTGTTTACCGGTCAAATACCCTCAAGGTGGTGAAGGTCAACTTTTAGAAACTTTACTTCGTGCTGAATCTCCTCTTGAGGGCCGATCCGTGGAAACGGGGGCTTTTACAATTAATGTTGCCACTGCTTTTGCAATTGCGGAGAGTGTCGATGAAAGAAAATCTTTGACCCATCGTTACGTTACTATATGCGGAGATGTCAAAACGCCACAAGTGATTTGTTTTCCCCTCGGAACACAAGTTAAAGACTTAATCAACTACTGCGGAGGTTTCGTAGGAACTCCCTCACGTATTATTCATGGTGGTCCCATGATGGGAAAAAGTGTCACTGATTTGTCACTGCCCTTAACGAAAGCCAGCAATGGCATTATCGTTTTTAATGAAGCCCATGATGGCAAACTCCCTGAATCACCTTGTATTCGTTGCAATCGTTGCGTAGAAGTCTGTCCTGTTCGTTTAGAACCACAAAATATTGATTTGGCCTATCGTAGTGGCGATTTGTTTACTTGCGATCAATTATTGGCAACAGCTTGTATTAATTGCGGTTGTTGTACGTATGTTTGTCCAGCTAAACGTAATTTAGCTGCTACCATTACTAAAGCTAGTAGTGAAATTAAGGCACAAAAGGAGGCGCAAGAAGATGGCAAATAA
- a CDS encoding metal-sensitive transcriptional regulator — MANCDKNIINRLKRTEGQVRGIQKMIEEEKECVDVITQLSAVRSSIDRVMGIIVAENLKNCLENPTPDTTVQQQKIEQAIQMIIKK; from the coding sequence ATGGCCAATTGCGATAAAAATATAATAAATCGCTTAAAACGTACAGAAGGACAAGTTCGTGGTATCCAAAAGATGATTGAAGAAGAAAAAGAGTGTGTGGATGTAATTACTCAATTGAGTGCCGTACGTTCCAGTATTGATCGCGTAATGGGCATTATTGTAGCCGAAAATTTAAAAAATTGTTTGGAAAATCCAACTCCGGATACAACAGTTCAACAACAAAAAATTGAACAGGCGATTCAAATGATTATTAAAAAATAG
- a CDS encoding LLM class flavin-dependent oxidoreductase — translation MKKIGFLSFGHWMDRGSLVKTASDAYLQSIELAVEAEKLGIDGAYYRVHHFAPQIGSPFPLLSAIGAKTSKIEVGTGLIDMRYENPYMMAENAGLTDIITQGRVQLGVGRGSPEQVLDGWKYFGYDYSEEEIKDVTRERTLEFLDLLEGNHFAEPNPQPMFPQAPGKLRIEPYSEGLRQRIWWGAGSKETAIWAAKHGMNLQSSTLVNYESNEPFHVQQANQLRAFKQAWKEAGHDFEPRTLVTRSIQPITTDLDRQLFGQDGQPQQDSVGYLAYHRNPTIFGRTFAGEPDKLVKELAEDEAIKEADTVLITIPNTLGVEYNMHILETIIKDVAPDLGWR, via the coding sequence ATGAAAAAAATTGGTTTTTTAAGTTTTGGTCATTGGATGGATCGTGGTTCATTAGTTAAAACCGCAAGCGATGCTTATTTACAATCGATTGAATTGGCTGTTGAAGCAGAAAAGCTTGGGATCGATGGCGCTTATTATCGCGTTCATCATTTTGCCCCACAAATTGGTTCCCCATTTCCACTTCTATCTGCAATTGGTGCTAAAACAAGCAAAATTGAAGTGGGTACAGGTTTAATTGATATGCGTTATGAAAACCCATATATGATGGCAGAAAATGCTGGTTTAACAGATATCATCACACAAGGTCGCGTGCAACTAGGTGTGGGCCGTGGTTCACCAGAACAGGTTTTAGATGGTTGGAAATATTTTGGCTATGATTATTCTGAAGAAGAAATTAAAGACGTTACCCGAGAACGAACGTTAGAATTTCTTGATTTATTGGAAGGAAATCATTTTGCTGAACCAAATCCGCAACCTATGTTCCCACAAGCTCCTGGAAAACTGCGGATTGAGCCTTATTCAGAAGGTTTGCGTCAACGTATTTGGTGGGGCGCAGGTTCAAAAGAAACTGCTATTTGGGCAGCAAAACACGGTATGAATTTACAATCTTCTACTTTAGTAAATTATGAAAGTAATGAACCTTTCCATGTGCAACAAGCCAATCAATTACGTGCTTTTAAACAAGCTTGGAAAGAAGCCGGTCATGATTTTGAACCTCGGACACTTGTTACTCGTTCCATTCAACCAATCACAACTGATTTGGACCGTCAGTTATTCGGACAAGATGGCCAACCACAACAAGATTCAGTTGGTTACTTAGCTTATCATCGCAATCCGACAATTTTTGGGCGTACTTTTGCTGGCGAACCAGACAAATTGGTAAAAGAATTAGCTGAAGATGAAGCAATTAAAGAAGCAGACACTGTCTTAATTACAATTCCAAATACTTTGGGCGTGGAATACAACATGCACATTTTAGAAACAATCATTAAAGACGTGGCTCCTGATTTGGGTTGGCGTTAA
- a CDS encoding FAD-dependent oxidoreductase: MKVIIIGGVAGGMSAATRLRRLDETAEIVVLEKGPFVSFANCGLPYYVSGEISAKEDLLVQTPASLQARFNLDVRPFHEATAIDSAKKEVTIQNQNEVYREKYDFLVLSPGAKAFIPPILGLAEAKNVFTLRNVPDLDKIMQALTSEVKYATVIGAGFIGLEMAENLQKAGLTVTIIEKAPHVLPPLDEEMACFVQNELVKNGINVITGQSAAAFQQAGQEIILDDGSSLKSDITILSVGVQPETQLAKDAGIQLGLKGGIVVDENYQTNLPGIFAVGDAVVTKQRITNEEALISLASPANRQGRQVADVIFGLPRKNQGSIGTAIVRVFNLSAAVTGLSERAVQQAGLDYAIVHVSGKDHAAYYPGATELTLKLIFNPKTGVIYGAQGVGQKGVDKRIDILATVIKGGQTIFDLPELEFTYAPPFGSAKDPVNMLGYSAINIAEGLSQNIQWYNLADEMQKGKLLLDVRSKSELTNNGRFSQALHLPLDTLRDNLNQLDKTKSYIVTCHSGLRSYLAERILKQNGFDVVNLDGAFALYKMVNPKEIDYE, translated from the coding sequence ATGAAAGTAATTATTATCGGTGGGGTTGCAGGAGGAATGTCTGCGGCAACAAGATTGCGCCGGTTAGATGAAACAGCAGAAATCGTTGTTTTGGAGAAAGGGCCGTTTGTGTCTTTTGCCAATTGCGGCTTACCTTATTACGTTTCAGGGGAAATCTCAGCAAAAGAGGATTTACTTGTTCAAACACCAGCAAGCTTGCAGGCACGATTTAATTTAGATGTTCGCCCATTTCATGAAGCGACAGCCATTGATTCAGCAAAAAAAGAAGTAACGATTCAAAATCAAAATGAAGTTTATCGTGAAAAGTATGATTTTTTAGTGTTATCACCGGGAGCAAAAGCATTTATTCCCCCGATTTTGGGATTAGCAGAGGCAAAAAATGTTTTTACTCTCCGCAATGTGCCGGATTTAGATAAAATTATGCAGGCGCTAACGTCGGAAGTTAAATATGCAACGGTTATCGGGGCTGGGTTTATCGGTTTGGAAATGGCAGAAAATTTACAAAAAGCGGGATTGACTGTCACAATTATTGAAAAAGCACCTCACGTCCTGCCACCGCTAGATGAAGAAATGGCATGTTTTGTTCAAAATGAATTGGTGAAAAATGGAATCAATGTTATCACCGGACAATCGGCGGCAGCATTTCAACAGGCAGGTCAGGAAATTATTTTAGACGATGGTAGTAGTCTTAAATCAGATATTACTATATTATCTGTTGGTGTGCAGCCTGAAACTCAACTTGCTAAAGACGCGGGAATTCAATTAGGTTTAAAAGGTGGCATTGTAGTAGACGAAAATTATCAAACGAATTTACCAGGGATTTTTGCAGTCGGGGATGCAGTTGTGACAAAACAACGAATTACAAATGAAGAGGCTCTAATTTCTCTAGCCTCACCAGCTAATCGACAAGGACGACAAGTTGCAGATGTAATTTTTGGCTTGCCACGCAAGAATCAAGGCAGTATTGGGACGGCGATCGTACGCGTCTTTAATTTAAGTGCTGCCGTAACGGGCTTGAGTGAAAGAGCTGTGCAACAAGCCGGATTAGATTATGCGATTGTTCACGTTAGTGGCAAAGATCACGCAGCATATTACCCTGGGGCCACCGAATTAACCTTAAAATTAATTTTCAATCCCAAAACGGGAGTAATCTATGGTGCGCAAGGAGTAGGTCAAAAAGGTGTCGATAAACGGATTGATATACTTGCTACCGTAATTAAAGGTGGACAAACCATTTTTGATTTACCAGAATTAGAATTCACTTACGCACCACCCTTTGGCTCTGCTAAAGATCCTGTCAACATGCTAGGCTATAGTGCAATAAATATTGCAGAAGGACTTAGTCAAAATATTCAATGGTATAACTTGGCTGATGAAATGCAAAAGGGCAAACTATTACTAGATGTCCGCAGTAAATCAGAGTTAACCAATAATGGTAGATTCTCACAAGCCCTTCATCTTCCCTTGGATACTTTGCGAGACAATTTGAATCAATTAGATAAAACAAAATCTTATATTGTAACTTGCCACAGTGGTTTACGTAGTTATCTTGCAGAGCGAATTTTAAAACAAAATGGGTTTGATGTAGTAAATTTGGATGGTGCTTTTGCTTTATATAAAATGGTAAATCCCAAGGAGATTGATTATGAATAA
- a CDS encoding TspO/MBR family protein has protein sequence MRKIGQWLLCVVGVEAVGVLSGLFAGDSAATYAKLNTPPFSPPGNIIGIIWTILYGLIGTALFFILDAKVSKKVKNQALFLFALQLILNFIWSIVFFGGENFFGGVVIVLLLLGTVFACLIRFYSIQRLATFLFTPYFIWCVYAAYLAIGLAIKN, from the coding sequence ATGAGAAAAATTGGGCAATGGTTGTTGTGTGTAGTGGGCGTTGAAGCGGTTGGCGTTTTATCGGGATTATTCGCTGGTGATAGTGCAGCAACATATGCGAAATTGAATACACCGCCTTTTTCACCCCCAGGCAATATTATTGGAATTATTTGGACTATTTTGTATGGATTAATCGGGACTGCGCTATTTTTCATTTTAGATGCGAAGGTAAGTAAAAAGGTCAAAAATCAAGCGCTATTTTTGTTTGCGTTACAACTAATTTTGAATTTTATTTGGAGTATTGTTTTCTTTGGTGGAGAGAATTTCTTTGGAGGAGTTGTTATTGTTTTACTATTATTAGGGACAGTTTTTGCTTGTCTCATTCGTTTTTATTCGATTCAACGATTAGCGACATTTTTATTTACACCGTATTTTATCTGGTGTGTGTATGCTGCATATTTGGCAATCGGATTAGCAATCAAAAATTAA
- a CDS encoding rhodanese-like domain-containing protein, which yields MFSFFSMVKSITIRELATKLNDNILLLDVRTPAEYRQGHIIKAKNVPLNKIAAYKEKGDKAIYVICQSGMRSKQAAQQLKRKGYNVINVKGGMNQWSGKVKGGKS from the coding sequence ATGTTTTCATTTTTTTCAATGGTAAAAAGTATAACAATCAGGGAACTTGCGACAAAGTTAAATGATAATATTCTATTATTAGATGTTCGAACTCCGGCTGAATACCGTCAGGGGCATATTATAAAAGCGAAAAATGTCCCGTTAAACAAAATTGCCGCATACAAAGAAAAGGGCGACAAAGCTATCTACGTGATTTGTCAATCTGGGATGCGAAGTAAGCAAGCAGCACAACAATTGAAACGAAAAGGTTACAATGTCATAAATGTTAAAGGTGGAATGAATCAATGGTCTGGTAAAGTCAAAGGAGGAAAATCATGA
- a CDS encoding aldehyde dehydrogenase family protein, translating into MDEKYLMYINGEWTKGVKGKTLTSKNPSDGATLATFISAEEEDVDNAVKAAKTAFATWRVTSAEERSKILLEIADVLEENAEKLAWIETYDNGKPLRETKSADIPLVVDHFRYFAALVRSEEGAIKELDEHTLTMVLKEPIGVVGQIVPWNFPLLMAAWKIAPALAAGNTIVIHPSSSTPLSLLEATKLIGPLLPKGVLNVITGKGSESGNYMLTHPGFDKIAFTGSTEVGYKVAEGAAKNLIPATLELGGKSAHIIFSDANQERALAFAKNGILTNQGQVCSAGSRLLVQADIYDDFIAKLTESFKEVKVGLPWQEDTEMGSQINEGQVETILDYIKIGKEEGARVVVGGERYTDGPLAQGAFVKPTILADVTNEMRVAQEEIFGPVIVVIKFKDEKEAIKIANDSDYGLAGGVFTENINKAFRVARAVRTGTMWVNTYGELPAGTPFGGYKKSGIGRETYKTILDAYSQIKNIYMYIE; encoded by the coding sequence ATGGATGAAAAGTATTTAATGTACATTAATGGAGAGTGGACCAAAGGGGTTAAAGGTAAGACGTTAACGTCAAAAAATCCCAGTGATGGCGCCACGTTAGCAACCTTCATTAGTGCAGAAGAAGAAGATGTCGATAATGCAGTAAAAGCTGCAAAGACAGCATTTGCGACTTGGCGTGTAACGAGCGCAGAAGAACGTAGTAAGATTTTGCTAGAAATTGCAGATGTTTTAGAAGAAAACGCAGAAAAATTAGCATGGATTGAAACGTATGATAACGGCAAGCCTTTGCGGGAAACTAAAAGCGCAGATATTCCTTTAGTGGTTGATCATTTCCGTTACTTTGCGGCACTTGTGCGCTCAGAAGAAGGCGCAATTAAAGAGTTAGATGAACATACATTGACGATGGTTTTAAAAGAGCCAATTGGCGTTGTTGGTCAAATCGTACCTTGGAATTTTCCACTGTTAATGGCTGCTTGGAAAATTGCACCAGCCTTGGCTGCAGGAAATACGATTGTCATTCATCCTTCATCCTCTACGCCGCTTAGTTTATTAGAAGCGACAAAATTAATAGGTCCGCTATTACCAAAAGGAGTATTAAATGTTATTACCGGTAAAGGTTCTGAATCGGGAAATTATATGTTAACCCATCCTGGCTTTGATAAAATTGCTTTCACTGGTTCCACAGAAGTAGGCTATAAAGTAGCAGAGGGCGCTGCTAAAAATTTAATTCCTGCCACCTTAGAATTAGGCGGAAAATCAGCGCACATTATTTTTAGTGATGCTAATCAAGAGCGAGCTTTGGCGTTTGCTAAAAATGGAATTTTGACGAATCAAGGCCAAGTTTGTTCTGCGGGTAGTCGCTTATTAGTACAAGCCGATATTTACGATGATTTCATTGCCAAACTAACAGAAAGTTTCAAAGAAGTGAAAGTGGGATTGCCTTGGCAAGAAGATACTGAAATGGGCTCACAAATTAATGAAGGCCAAGTTGAGACAATTTTAGATTATATTAAAATTGGAAAAGAAGAAGGGGCACGGGTTGTTGTTGGTGGAGAGCGGTATACAGACGGTCCTCTAGCACAAGGCGCTTTTGTCAAACCAACAATCTTAGCAGATGTTACCAACGAGATGCGTGTCGCGCAAGAAGAGATTTTTGGTCCGGTAATCGTGGTGATTAAATTTAAAGATGAAAAAGAGGCTATTAAAATTGCCAATGATTCAGATTATGGTTTGGCTGGAGGCGTCTTTACTGAAAATATTAACAAAGCATTCCGCGTAGCACGCGCTGTTCGGACAGGTACCATGTGGGTGAATACCTATGGGGAATTACCTGCGGGGACGCCTTTTGGGGGCTATAAAAAATCCGGTATTGGCCGTGAAACATATAAAACAATCTTAGATGCCTACTCGCAAATTAAAAATATTTACATGTACATTGAGTAA